The following proteins are co-located in the Spea bombifrons isolate aSpeBom1 chromosome 3, aSpeBom1.2.pri, whole genome shotgun sequence genome:
- the LOC128484004 gene encoding DC-STAMP domain-containing protein 2-like, which yields MGTTLGPWEWMCTCCKTTCGLCRRACPCACSCNCPCSCKCPCKRKCPCDCPCDCPRDCDCPRDCPCDCSRDCLSNLCPEEVKVEEVSAEDYIDEDKKEVRAQLREDNAVKSSLRSCGAFTFGLILTAMYAAIVLFVKNYSLKYCIVSSVVICILLTLGMAFFMKMRVTVFLMLPQLFSIEGKTIVLLVAFSLALQGPAANTLENFRRSSESVSCGVELAMNQTKELLEKVKRPLVSALDILRNIGQRLKGVADRARKFFKTVTDGVKHIGRVLRNVWRFIANIGEVCNEELEVPYLKCRKIFDTARNQCFQVMPFLSFLCYIVDAFKPLCGLAKTATILCLLPKYLQKYVRKHVKNPIINMLRNIKDKFEFNVTVIHDFDINLNSSKSIKQVAVGIMSEVQSTLNPYLDVLSMFSYSMTFVCLFIYIMAARYQRKYLYEDNHDNIYITRSFIELDVMRAKQGRRTLLPLSAREAYNFILPGSLYLTKRERKGYSFDIINVFRNVLVVAFMMVMDFIIYWVLDMVYYLLQADVVARAPVTFSVLINGSGYASEIFSNVVSAFDILQRGNLTVLSKKCLVAPSAPDFKGYILIGSMYGLCFLIAIFGVYIRRLQRVICAYYYPSREQERICFLYNNLITKRTNIEDSLIRSVRMNAEDGGHSSFLQVLAAKLPGCRWFAQLLGTNEQYCMACAKTITGSEGQDCVACITPGCKGMYCRGCFEILNNICTICMAPLAYSEAIEEEVDSSDEEQVHLWIDAMKTIKAEEKGKRKKLKEVVKDRLKQVLRSQGSRAALGEKLLEKYKEEVRGREEDESSGISEVESSEDSEDTDFEYQNSTEDTDSSDSEDHTTPPFTKWTEARRKRDLVTPARQRPPRRRGRRAVKNGGGN from the coding sequence ATGGGGACAACACTAGGCCCCTGGGAATGGATGTGTACctgctgcaaaaccacatgTGGCCTATGCCGGCGTGCCTGCCCCTGCGCCTGTTCCTGCAACTGTCCTTGCTCCTGCAAGTGCCCCTGCAAGCGCAAGTGCCCCTGCGACTGCCCCTGCGACTGCCCGCGGGACTGCGACTGCCCTCGCGACTGCCCCTGTGACTGCTCCCGCGATTGCTTGTCAAACCTGTGCCCTGAAGAAGTGAAGGTCGAGGAAGTGAGCGCCGAGGATTACATTGACGAGGACAAAAAGGAGGTGAGAGCCCAACTCCGAGAGGACAACGCGGTGAAATCTTCTCTGAGGAGCTGTGGCGCCTTCACCTTTGGGTTGATTCTCACCGCCATGTATGCGGCCATCGTCCTCTTTGTGAAGAACTATAGCCTGAAGTACTGCATCGTGTCCTCAGTGGTCATCTGCATCCTCCTCACCCTCGGCATGGCCTTCTTCATGAAGATGCGGGTCACAGTGTTCCTTATGCTGCCCCAGCTCTTCTCAATTGAGGGCAAGACCATCGTGCTCCTGGTCGCCTTCTCGCTGGCCTTACAGGGACCTGCAGCCAACACCTTGgagaatttccggcgctcatctgAGTCCGTGTCCTGCGGCGTGGAACTGGCCATGAACCAGACCAAGGAGCtcctggaaaaagttaaaaggccgttAGTGAGTGCGCTGGATATTCTGAGGAACATCGGCCAGAGGCTGAAAGGAGTGGCCGATCGGGCCAGAAAGTTCTTCAAGACGGTGACAGACGGAGTGAAGCACATCGGACGCGTCCTGCGGAATGTGTGGCGTTTTATCGCCAATATCGGGGAGGTCTGTAACGAGGAACTGGAAGTTCCCTATCTAAAGTGCAGGAAAATATTTGACACGGCACGGAATCAGTGCTTCCAGGTGATGCCATTCTTGTCATTCCTGTGCTACATTGTGGACGCCTTCAAACCGCTGTGTGGACTGGCTAAAACCGCTACAATCCTATGCCTCCTGCCAAAGTATCTCCAGAAATATGTCCGAAAGCATGTGAAAAACCCCATCATCAACATGCTCCGCAACATCAAGGACAAGTTTGAGTTTAACGTGACGGTTATTCACGACTTCGACATAAACCTGAACTCCAGCAAGAGCATCAAGCAGGTGGCAGTCGGCATCATGAGCGAAGTGCAGAGCACACTGAACCCCTATCTGGATGTGCTCAGCATGTTCAGCTATTCAATGACATTTGTTTGCCTCTTCATCTACATCATGGCCGCTCGGTACCAGCGCAAGTACCTCTATGAAGATAACCACGACAATATCTACATAACGCGGTCCTTCATAGAGCTGGACGTGATGAGAGCCAAGCAAGGGCGCagaaccctcctgcccctttcCGCCAGAGAGGCCTACAACTTCATCCTGCCAGGTTCGCTTTACCTGACCAAACGTGAGAGGAAGGGATATTCTTTTGACATCATCAACGTCTTCCGAAATGTTCTGGTGGTCGCATTTATGATGGTGATGGACTTCATCATCTACTGGGTGCTGGACATGGTGTATTACCTGCTGCAAGCGGACGTGGTTGCCAGAGCTCCGGTGACGTTCTCTGTGCTGATCAACGGCTCCGGTTATGCCAGCGAAATCTTCTCCAATGTGGTGTCTGCGTTTGACATCCTTCAGAGAGGGAACTTGACAGTTTTGTCAAAGAAATGCCTAGTCGCTCCGTCCGCCCCAGACTTTAAAGGATACATACTCATAGGTTCAATGTATGGCCTGTGCTTCCTCATTGCGATATTTGGCGTCTACATACGGAGGCTGCAGCGCGTAATCTGTGCCTATTATTACCCATCCCGTGAGCAGGAGCGCATCTGTTTTCTTTACAACAACTTGATAACCAAACGCACAAACATTGAGGACTCCTTGATCAGGAGCGTGAGGATGAATGCAGAGGACGGGGGGCACTCTAGCTTCCTGCAGGTCCTGGCGGCAAAACTCCCCGGGTGCCGCTGGTTTGCCCAGCTGTTGGGCACCAATGAGCAGTACTGCATGGCATGTGCCAAGACAATCACTGGCAGCGAGGGGCAGGACTGCGTGGCCTGCATCACCCCAGGCTGTAAAGGGATGTACTGCAGGGGCTGCTTTGAGATCCTTAATAACATCTGCACAATTTGTATGGCTCCACTGGCATACTCTGAGGCTATCGAAGAGGAGGTCGACTCCAGTGACGAAGAACAGGTCCACCTCTGGATCGATGCCATGAAAACCATTAAGGctgaagagaaaggaaagaggaagaagctGAAAGAGGTTGTGAAGGATCGCCTCAAACAGGTTCTCCGTAGCCAGGGTAGCAGAGCAGCGTTAGGCGAGAAGCTCCTGGAGAAGTATAAGGAGGAGGTCCGTGGCAGGGAGGAAGATGAGAGCTCAGGAATCAGTGAGGTTGAATCCAGTGAGGACTCTGAAGATACAGATTTTGAATATCAGAACTCAACAGAGGACACTGACTCTTCAGATTCTGAGGACCACACGACCCCCCCATTCACAAAGTGGACAGAAGCACGAAGGAAGAGGGATCTGGTCACCCCCGCGCGGCAGAGGCCACCCAGGAGGAGAGGACGGCGGGCGGTGAAGAATGGAGGTGGAAACTAG